One region of Manis pentadactyla isolate mManPen7 chromosome 9, mManPen7.hap1, whole genome shotgun sequence genomic DNA includes:
- the ZNF214 gene encoding zinc finger protein 214 isoform X1, whose translation MPSLSSFLLPQLSLLNSLPFCKRAQGRKECSVFSSQSDPRFLLPRKPIFDQMEVTFEDVTVIFTWEEWKFLDYSQKKLYREVMWENYTNVMSVGNWKESYRPQKERFRYLVHENLSCWQGWNASTQMYENQTCVQTVQGINSKALKQQDFSHYQKWLILSTQVSGYGNYEVIEGKNPRNLKYTKFIPWHSLETKHTQDYGKEIHMSDSHGFQGSTYLLGLSRKNLSLEGEQKLIVQHSYIPVEEALPEYIGEICQNGLLKDSMEEKYYACDKCKEMYYWNSEGILHKGNQLGEKFYPCYISTAHFSQRSDLYRHPRIIVGKKLCGCDEIDGNFSQSSGAHSHQRAHPGGGPFICNVCGKSFSQISSLHNHQRVHREEKLYKFQCIKDTGRNSLLHIHQRLHIGEKPFKCNQCGKSFSRSSVLHVHQRVHTGEKPYKCDECGKGFSQSSNLRIHQLVHTGKKSYKCDDCGKGFTQRSNLQIHQRVHTGEKPYKCDNCGKHFSHSSDLRIHQRVHTGEKPYTCHECGKGFSKSSKLHTHQRVHTGEKPYKCEQCGKGFSQRSHLLIHQRVHTGEKPYKCDDCGKGFSHSSNLHIHQRVHTGEKPYQCARCGKGFGHSSALRIHQRVHTGERPHKCHEYYKGFDQNSHLYNNHRRENL comes from the exons ATTTCTTCTTCCCAGAAAGCCTATCTTTGACCAGATGGAAGTTACATTTGAAGATGTCACTGTTATTTTTACTTGGGAGGAGTGGAAATTCCTGGATTATTCTCAAAAAAAGCTCTACAGAGAGGTCATGTGGGAGAACTACACAAATGTCATGTCAGTAG GAAACTGGAAAGAGAGCTACAGACCCCAAAAAGAAAGATTCAGATATTTAGTACATGAAAATCTTTCCTGCTGGCAAGGCTGGAATGCCAGCACTCAGATGTATGAGAATCAAACCTGTGTGCAAACTGTTCAAGGGATAAATTCCAAAGCCCTAAAGCAGCAAGACTTTTCCCACTATCAAAAATGGTTAATACTCTCCACACAGGTATCAGGATATGGAAACTATGAAGTGATTGAAGGTAAAAATCCCAGGAACTTAAAATATACAAAGTTTATACCTTGGCATTCCTTAGAAACAAAACATACTCAAGACTATGGTAAAGAAATCCACATGAGTGATTCACATGGTTTTCAAGGCAGCACATACCTTCTTGGCTTATCCAGGAAAAATCTCTCTCTGGAAGGAGAACAGAAGCTCATAGTTCAGCATTCGTATATCCCAGTTGAAGAAGCCCTCCCAGAGTACATTGGAGAGATATGCCAGAATGGCCTACTGAAAGACTCTATGGAAGAGAAATACTATGCATGTGATAAATGTAAAGAAATGTATTATTGGAACTCAGAGGGTATTCTCCACAAGGGAAATCAACTTGGAGAAAAGTTCTATCCATGCTACATCAGCACAGCACACTTCTCTCAGAGATCAGACCTGTACAGACATCCAAGAATTATTGTAGGTAAGAAGCTGTGTGGGTGTGATGAAATTGATGGTAACTTCAGTCAGAGCTCAGGTGCTCACTCTCATCAGAGAGCCCACCCAGGGGGTGGTCCTTTTATATGTAATGTGTGTGGTAAGAGCTTCAGTCAGATCTCTAGTCTTCACAATCATCAAAGAGTCCATAGAGAAGAGAAACTCTACAAATTTCAGTGTATTAAGGACACTGGTAGAAATTCATTACTTCACATTCACCAGAGACTTCACATAGGAGAGAAGCCTTTTAAGTGCAATCAGTGTGGTAAGAGTTTTAGTCGGAGTTCGGTACTTCATGTTCATCAAAGAGTCCACACAGGAGAGAAGCCATATAAGTGTGATGAGTGTGGTAAGGGCTTCAGTCAGAGCTCAAATCTTCGAATTCATCAGTTAGTCCACACAGGCAAAAAGTCCTATAAGTGTGATGACTGCGGTAAGGGCTTTACCCAGCGCTCAAATCTTCAGATTCATCAAAGGGTGCATACAGGAGAGAAGCCTTATAAATGTGACAACTGTGGAAAGCACTTCAGTCACAGCTCAGATCTTCGCATTCATCAGAGGGTCCATACAGGTGAGAAACCCTATACTTGTCATGAATGTGGGAAGGGTTTCAGCAAGAGTTCAAAGCTTCACACTCATCAAAGAGTACATACTGGAGAAAAACCCTATAAATGTGAACAGTGTGGTAAGGGATTCAGTCAGCGTTCACATCTTCTCATTCATCAGCGAGTCCACACAGGAGAAAAACCCTATAAATGTGATGACTGTGGAAAGGGCTTTAGTCATAGCTCTAATCTTCACATTCATCAGAGGGTCCACACAGGAGAGAAGCCCTATCAATGTGCTAGGTGTGGTAAGGGTTTTGGTCATAGTTCAGCCCTTCGAATTCATCAAAGAGTTCACACAGGAGAGAGACCTCATAAATGCCATGAGTATTATAAAGGATTTGATCAGAACTCACATCTTTACAATaatcacagaagagaaaacttaTAA
- the ZNF214 gene encoding zinc finger protein 214 isoform X2 — protein MEVTFEDVTVIFTWEEWKFLDYSQKKLYREVMWENYTNVMSVGNWKESYRPQKERFRYLVHENLSCWQGWNASTQMYENQTCVQTVQGINSKALKQQDFSHYQKWLILSTQVSGYGNYEVIEGKNPRNLKYTKFIPWHSLETKHTQDYGKEIHMSDSHGFQGSTYLLGLSRKNLSLEGEQKLIVQHSYIPVEEALPEYIGEICQNGLLKDSMEEKYYACDKCKEMYYWNSEGILHKGNQLGEKFYPCYISTAHFSQRSDLYRHPRIIVGKKLCGCDEIDGNFSQSSGAHSHQRAHPGGGPFICNVCGKSFSQISSLHNHQRVHREEKLYKFQCIKDTGRNSLLHIHQRLHIGEKPFKCNQCGKSFSRSSVLHVHQRVHTGEKPYKCDECGKGFSQSSNLRIHQLVHTGKKSYKCDDCGKGFTQRSNLQIHQRVHTGEKPYKCDNCGKHFSHSSDLRIHQRVHTGEKPYTCHECGKGFSKSSKLHTHQRVHTGEKPYKCEQCGKGFSQRSHLLIHQRVHTGEKPYKCDDCGKGFSHSSNLHIHQRVHTGEKPYQCARCGKGFGHSSALRIHQRVHTGERPHKCHEYYKGFDQNSHLYNNHRRENL, from the exons ATGGAAGTTACATTTGAAGATGTCACTGTTATTTTTACTTGGGAGGAGTGGAAATTCCTGGATTATTCTCAAAAAAAGCTCTACAGAGAGGTCATGTGGGAGAACTACACAAATGTCATGTCAGTAG GAAACTGGAAAGAGAGCTACAGACCCCAAAAAGAAAGATTCAGATATTTAGTACATGAAAATCTTTCCTGCTGGCAAGGCTGGAATGCCAGCACTCAGATGTATGAGAATCAAACCTGTGTGCAAACTGTTCAAGGGATAAATTCCAAAGCCCTAAAGCAGCAAGACTTTTCCCACTATCAAAAATGGTTAATACTCTCCACACAGGTATCAGGATATGGAAACTATGAAGTGATTGAAGGTAAAAATCCCAGGAACTTAAAATATACAAAGTTTATACCTTGGCATTCCTTAGAAACAAAACATACTCAAGACTATGGTAAAGAAATCCACATGAGTGATTCACATGGTTTTCAAGGCAGCACATACCTTCTTGGCTTATCCAGGAAAAATCTCTCTCTGGAAGGAGAACAGAAGCTCATAGTTCAGCATTCGTATATCCCAGTTGAAGAAGCCCTCCCAGAGTACATTGGAGAGATATGCCAGAATGGCCTACTGAAAGACTCTATGGAAGAGAAATACTATGCATGTGATAAATGTAAAGAAATGTATTATTGGAACTCAGAGGGTATTCTCCACAAGGGAAATCAACTTGGAGAAAAGTTCTATCCATGCTACATCAGCACAGCACACTTCTCTCAGAGATCAGACCTGTACAGACATCCAAGAATTATTGTAGGTAAGAAGCTGTGTGGGTGTGATGAAATTGATGGTAACTTCAGTCAGAGCTCAGGTGCTCACTCTCATCAGAGAGCCCACCCAGGGGGTGGTCCTTTTATATGTAATGTGTGTGGTAAGAGCTTCAGTCAGATCTCTAGTCTTCACAATCATCAAAGAGTCCATAGAGAAGAGAAACTCTACAAATTTCAGTGTATTAAGGACACTGGTAGAAATTCATTACTTCACATTCACCAGAGACTTCACATAGGAGAGAAGCCTTTTAAGTGCAATCAGTGTGGTAAGAGTTTTAGTCGGAGTTCGGTACTTCATGTTCATCAAAGAGTCCACACAGGAGAGAAGCCATATAAGTGTGATGAGTGTGGTAAGGGCTTCAGTCAGAGCTCAAATCTTCGAATTCATCAGTTAGTCCACACAGGCAAAAAGTCCTATAAGTGTGATGACTGCGGTAAGGGCTTTACCCAGCGCTCAAATCTTCAGATTCATCAAAGGGTGCATACAGGAGAGAAGCCTTATAAATGTGACAACTGTGGAAAGCACTTCAGTCACAGCTCAGATCTTCGCATTCATCAGAGGGTCCATACAGGTGAGAAACCCTATACTTGTCATGAATGTGGGAAGGGTTTCAGCAAGAGTTCAAAGCTTCACACTCATCAAAGAGTACATACTGGAGAAAAACCCTATAAATGTGAACAGTGTGGTAAGGGATTCAGTCAGCGTTCACATCTTCTCATTCATCAGCGAGTCCACACAGGAGAAAAACCCTATAAATGTGATGACTGTGGAAAGGGCTTTAGTCATAGCTCTAATCTTCACATTCATCAGAGGGTCCACACAGGAGAGAAGCCCTATCAATGTGCTAGGTGTGGTAAGGGTTTTGGTCATAGTTCAGCCCTTCGAATTCATCAAAGAGTTCACACAGGAGAGAGACCTCATAAATGCCATGAGTATTATAAAGGATTTGATCAGAACTCACATCTTTACAATaatcacagaagagaaaacttaTAA